The Coffea arabica cultivar ET-39 chromosome 4e, Coffea Arabica ET-39 HiFi, whole genome shotgun sequence genome includes a window with the following:
- the LOC113742100 gene encoding translocon at the outer membrane of chloroplasts 64, which produces MGSPQANLWVLLGLGLAGILIMTRKLKKAVKADFGAFVERLQLLPPPPPPPPKAPHPLTGLTFAVSDVFDVEGSITGFGNLDWAKTHEAASQTSPVVSALVEGGASCTGKTVVDDMAFGVSGENKHYDTPTNPAASARTPGGSSSGAAVAVAADLVDFSLGIDTVGGVRVPAGYCGVFGFRPSHGTVSQLGVLPVSASLDAVGWFAKDPTILRRVGHVLLQVPYTVSRSPRSIVVADDCFNLLNSSADRVSQAVVKSVEKLFGRQVLRHENLGDYLSSKVPSLKAFQSEKSNGEVKSSVIRLLANIMRMLKRYEFKQYHDEWIKSVKPTLDPVISVQLQQDLDMAEAEIENCHAVRDEMRSALNFLLKDDGILAIPTTSEPPPKLGSKETLSEDYQIRATMLTSLVSMSGCCQVAVPLGFNEKCPVSISLIARHGGDRFLLDTVQTMYGVLQEQADIVTKTKSSKNAVSQETSAEMAKEKGNQAFKDRQWQRAIVFYTEAIKLNAKNATYYSNRAAAYLELGSFIQAEADCTNAIDLDKKNVKAYLRRGTAREMLGYYKEATEDFRYALVLEPNNKRAAQSAERLRRLFP; this is translated from the exons aTGGGTTCCCCACAAGCAAATTTGTGGGTGTTATTGGGTTTAGGATTAGCTGGGATTCTAATAATGACCAGGAAGTTGAAGAAAGCGGTGAAAGCTGATTTTGGGGCGTTTGTGGAACGGCTTCAGCTATTGCCGCCCCCTCCTCCGCCGCCTCCCAAGGCCCCTCACCCTCTAACGGGCCTAACTTTTGCCGTCTCTGACGT ATTTGATGTTGAAGGGTCTATTACTGGATTTGGCAATCTGGATTGGGCGAAAACCCATGAGGCTGCTTCTCAAACATCTCCAGTGGTTTCTGCCCTGGTTGAAGGAGGTGCCTCATGTACAGGGAAAACTGTTGTGGATGATATGGCATTTGG TGTCAGTGGAGAAAATAAGCATTATGACACACCAACCAATCCTGCCGCTTCTGCAAGAACTCCAGGAGGATCATCTAGTGGAGCTGCTGTAGCTGTGGCTGCCGACCTCGTTGATTTTTCCTTAG GTATCGATACAGTTGGTGGTGTGAGAGTTCCTGCTGGGTATTGTGGGGTATTCGGGTTTAGACCCTCTCATGGGACTGTTTCTCAGCTGGGAGTACTTCCTGTTTCAGCAAGCCTTGATGCTGTTG GATGGTTTGCTAAAGATCCCACTATATTACGTCGTGTGGGACATGTGCTGCTGCAGGTTCCTTATACTGTCTCACGAAGCCCCAGGAGTATTGTAGTAGCTGATGACTGTTTTAACCTATTGAATAGTTCTGCTGATCGAGTTAGTCAGGCTGTGGTAAAATCTGTTGAGAAGTTATTTGGAA GACAAGTGTTAAGACATGAGAATCTTGGTGACTATTTAAGCTCAAAAGTTCCAAGCTTGAAAGCATTTCAGAGTGAGAAATCAAATGGTGAAGTAAAATCCTCTGTCATACGGCTGTTAGCAAATATTATGCGGATGCTAAAGCG ATATGAATTTAAGCAGTATCACGATGAATGGATCAAATCCGTGAAACCCACTTTAGACCCTGTTATCTCAGTGCAATTGCAACAAGACCTGGATATGGCAGAAGCAGAAATTGAAAACTGCCATGCAGTGAGGGATGAAATGCGTTCAGCTCTAAATTTCCTTCTGAAG GATGATGGTATTTTAGCCATTCCAACTACTTCTGAGCCTCCTCCGAAACTTGGTTCAAAGGAAACTTTATCAGAGGACTACCAGATTCGTGCTACTATGCTGACGAGCTTAGTCAGCATGTCAGGTTGCTGTCAG GTTGCAGTACCATTGGGATTTAATGAGAAATGTCCAGTTTCAATTTCCTTAATAGCCAGGCATGGAGGTGATCGCTTCCTGCTGGATACAGTGCAGACAATGTATGGGGTCCTACAGGAGCAGGCTGATATAGTTACAAAGacaaaatcatctaaaaatgcTGTTAGTCAGGAAACATCAGCTGAGATGGCCAAAGAGAAG GGTAACCAAGCATTTAAAGATAGGCAGTGGCAAAGGGCAATTGTATTCTACACAGAAGCTATCAAGCTCAATGCTAAAAATGCAACATACTATAGTAATCGGGCAGCTGCATATTTGGAATTGGGAAG CTTCATCCAAGCGGAGGCAGATTGTACCAATGCCATTGATCTTGATAAGAAG AATGTAAAAGCGTATCTAAGGAGAGGCACTGCAAGGGAAATGCTAGGTTATTATAAGGAAGCAACAGAAG ATTTCAGATATGCTCTAGTTCTGGAGCCAAATAACAAGAGAGCAGCCCAGTCTGCTGAGCGGTTGAGGAGGTTGTTTCCTTAA
- the LOC113741948 gene encoding uncharacterized protein has protein sequence MEPWEEALDLDDSDIPSLLRPCKRHHRQTSISAAATTTSTSLSQPTLRPCSNRPQTLVIEEETEQQQHQEQQRQQFSRPISPQRRRIIPGPAGAVQSAMLQKNRDREKEHLFSSQTSDSNPIPTQEYIRRAVENAPEFDDDFSSDPWLSALQFIGTVDGVVPSVPLNSIHQCANNGKVDQVVAVIKSCTQSSLGGLMVTLKDPTGTICASVHQKVLSESHFAKDFVNGSVLILQKVSIFSSSKLMHYLNIMPRNLVKVVNKDNGPPTEKSSLAYSVKHVAPGGAGSPEKRSTPENGASGEMTDRMQHNIDASGSLHINDQIESRILLNQSLTCSSRLGLKAKLVDKEPSSLRQDAAQGLSEEAASKRTGYNEEVVSLDNERGLKVADINERLHNDDVAKSLMTNHVVQEIQEDNTVQKQRQPVTSATLPQWTDEQLEELFACDDEDGGSYI, from the exons ATGGAGCCATGGGAAGAAGCGCTTGACTTGGACGATTCCGACATCCCCTCCCTCCTCCGCCCTTGCAAGCGCCACCACCGCCAGACCTCCATTTCTGCCGCCGCAACCACAACCTCCACCTCGCTATCCCAACCAACCCTCCGACCCTGCTCTAACCGTCCCCAAACCCTAGTAATCGAAGAAGAAACAGAACAACAGCAGCACCAAGAACAGCAACGACAACAATTCTCTCGCCCTATTTCCCCTCAACGACGACGCATCATTCCTGGACCAGCCGGAGCTGTACAATCAGCGATGCTTCAGAAAAATCGTGATAGAGAGAAAGAACATTTGTTCTCTTCTCAAACCAGTGACTCTAATCCAATCCCTACTCAGGAGTATATAAGGAGAGCCGTCGAAAATGCTCCCGAATTCGACGACGATTTCAGCAGCGATCCTTGGCTGTCAGCCCTTCAATTCATCG GCACAGTGGATGGTGTTGTACCTAGTGTACCCTTGAATTCTATCCATCAATGTGCAAATAATGGCAAGGTTGATCAG GTTGTGGCAGTCATCAAGTCCTGCACACAAAGTAGTCTTGGCGGTTTAATGGTCACTCTGAAG GATCCAACAGGTACAATTTGTGCTTCTGTTCATCAGAAAGTCTTAAGTGAGAGCCACTTCGCAAAGGATTTTGTTAATGGATCAGTGTTGATACTTCAGAAG GTTTCCATATTTTCCTCTTCAAAGCTGATGCATTATCTCAATATAATGCCAAGGAATCTGGTAAAG GTCGTTAACAAGGATAATGGCCCTCCGACAGAGAAAAGCTCTCTAGCCTATTCTGTCAAACATGTTGCGCCTGGTGGTG CTGGATCACCTGAGAAGAGGTCAACTCCAGAAAATGGAGCCTCAGGGGAGATGACTGATAGGATGCAACATAACATTGATGCAAGTGGGAGTTTGCACATCAATGATCAAATAGAGAGTAGAATTTTACTTAACCAGAGTTTGACATGCAGCAGCAGATTGGGCTTAAAAGCTAAACTTGTAGACAAAGAACCATCAAGTCTAAGGCAAGACGCTGCACAAGGGTTGTCTGAGGAAGCGGCAAGCAAGAGAACTGGGTACAATGAGGAAGTGGTTTCACTTGATAATGAGAGAGGGCTGAAAGTTGCTGATATAAACGAGAGGCTACATAATGACGATGTTGCGAAAAGCTTGATGACGAACCATGTTgtccaagaaattcaagaagacAACACAGTGCAGAAGCAAAGGCAACCAGTAACTTCAGCAACCCTACCGCAGTGGACTGATGAACAGCTTGAGGAACTTTTTGCTTGTGATGATGAGGATGGTGGTTCTTACATTTGa